In the genome of Leucobacter luti, one region contains:
- a CDS encoding TIGR03364 family FAD-dependent oxidoreductase — protein MTSQTTAPRIAIVGAGIIGLAHAVAALDAGYRVTVIEQDAAAVTASVRNFGHVGASVQAGELGELAQESLPIWLGLAQRAGVVARRAGTLVVARSAAETAVLEEVVAERSPEGAELLRGSAVAAQLQLRSGSDAAAAIRAGLLLPADITADPRSAVARIAAWVAGHERGEVQFATTVHAVHTGVVETSRGRIAADHVIVAAGHLLGRLFPAQAEAAEVRECALQMARVRAPHRLGRGPAVLTGTSMLRYSRFAGPAADALRAELTRERPELAEIEANVMFTQQEDGTLLVGDSHAAHLTAPPFLDERWSQILLDEVAALLGAPQLEVLERWQGLYATSADGDILRASPAPGVSIVTLTTGVGMTVGLGLGARTIAAL, from the coding sequence ATGACATCGCAGACCACCGCCCCCCGCATCGCCATCGTTGGTGCGGGCATCATCGGCCTGGCTCACGCCGTTGCCGCGCTCGACGCGGGATACCGCGTGACCGTGATCGAGCAAGACGCAGCTGCCGTGACGGCAAGCGTGCGCAACTTTGGACACGTCGGAGCCTCGGTGCAAGCAGGTGAACTCGGCGAGCTTGCTCAGGAGAGCCTGCCGATCTGGCTGGGGCTTGCGCAGCGCGCCGGCGTTGTGGCGCGTCGCGCTGGGACGCTCGTCGTTGCACGTTCTGCCGCTGAAACCGCTGTGCTTGAAGAAGTCGTTGCGGAGCGCTCACCCGAGGGCGCAGAGCTACTGCGGGGGAGCGCCGTCGCTGCGCAACTGCAGCTTCGTTCCGGATCGGACGCGGCTGCTGCCATCCGCGCTGGCCTCCTCCTCCCGGCAGACATCACGGCGGATCCGCGCAGTGCCGTCGCGCGCATCGCAGCATGGGTCGCTGGGCACGAGCGCGGTGAGGTCCAGTTCGCAACCACGGTGCATGCTGTCCATACCGGTGTCGTCGAGACAAGCCGCGGCCGGATCGCCGCAGACCACGTCATCGTGGCAGCGGGACACCTCCTCGGGCGGCTCTTCCCCGCGCAGGCTGAGGCAGCTGAGGTGCGCGAGTGTGCGCTTCAGATGGCGCGCGTGCGCGCGCCGCACAGACTCGGACGTGGACCAGCGGTCTTGACCGGAACCTCAATGCTCCGCTACAGCCGCTTCGCGGGTCCTGCGGCGGACGCGCTGCGCGCCGAGCTCACTCGCGAGCGACCTGAACTGGCGGAAATCGAGGCGAATGTCATGTTCACCCAGCAGGAGGACGGCACGCTGCTCGTCGGGGACTCACACGCCGCCCACCTTACGGCTCCGCCGTTCCTTGACGAACGGTGGTCCCAGATCCTGCTCGACGAAGTCGCCGCGCTGCTGGGCGCCCCGCAGCTTGAGGTGCTCGAGCGTTGGCAGGGGCTCTACGCCACGAGCGCCGATGGAGACATTCTGCGCGCCAGCCCTGCTCCGGGCGTCAGCATCGTCACGCTCACGACCGGGGTCGGCATGACCGTCGGCCTTGGTCTTGGCGCACGCACGATCGCGGCGCTCTGA
- a CDS encoding DHA2 family efflux MFS transporter permease subunit, whose translation MTATQQQAPVASLLTGRTKRLALAGLFLSMFVSMLAMNVVGTSMPIIIADIGGTQAAFTWVVTATMLASAISTPIWGKLADLTSKKVLLQVSLIVFTLGSALAGTAQDPTALIIFRVLQGLGAGGLGTLGQIVLAEVVSPLERGKYMGIMGAIMAVATVGGPLLGGLITDTIGWRWNFYVAAPIAIIAIIMLQRTLHLQTIKRKIKIDYLGAALISAGFTSLLIWVTLGGSSFDWWSWQTIAMVGGGLIILALAVFVELRVEEPLIPLTLFKNRTFTLSVLASVAVGLAMFGTAVFLGQYMQLARGRTVIEASLLTLPMMGGVLISSTIVGQIITRTGKWKRYMVTGAIALLAGLLMMGQLRYDTTYWYVGVSMFVMGAGVGMTMQNLVLVVQNTVSPTQMGVASSAVTFFRTIGGTAGMSAMGAMLAIQVTNYITDGLAKLAPKDLAGAESLASGVLPKVSELPGPVRLVVESAYGHSIGNIFFAAAPVALLALIAIIFLPNIPLSSKSNAEKIAELRKNEEADPAGLGSATGSVTVLTDTTGPIVLPRRQGPTSPSTASDSAS comes from the coding sequence ATGACCGCAACTCAACAGCAGGCCCCTGTCGCCTCGCTTCTCACCGGCCGCACCAAGCGCCTCGCGCTCGCCGGCCTCTTCCTCAGCATGTTTGTTTCTATGCTCGCCATGAACGTTGTCGGCACTTCGATGCCGATTATCATCGCGGACATCGGGGGCACACAGGCCGCATTCACCTGGGTGGTCACCGCCACCATGCTTGCGAGCGCAATCTCGACCCCGATCTGGGGCAAACTGGCCGACCTCACGAGTAAGAAAGTACTCCTGCAGGTTTCCCTGATTGTCTTCACACTCGGCTCGGCCCTCGCCGGCACCGCACAGGACCCGACCGCGCTGATCATCTTCCGCGTGCTTCAGGGGCTGGGCGCCGGCGGCCTCGGCACCCTGGGCCAGATCGTTCTCGCTGAGGTCGTCAGCCCCCTCGAGCGTGGCAAGTACATGGGCATCATGGGTGCGATCATGGCGGTGGCAACTGTCGGCGGCCCGCTGCTCGGCGGTCTCATCACTGACACGATCGGCTGGCGCTGGAACTTCTATGTCGCCGCCCCAATCGCAATCATCGCGATCATCATGCTGCAGCGCACGCTGCACCTCCAAACGATCAAGCGGAAGATCAAGATCGACTATCTGGGAGCCGCTCTGATCTCGGCGGGCTTCACGAGCCTGCTCATCTGGGTCACCCTTGGCGGCTCAAGCTTTGACTGGTGGTCCTGGCAGACCATCGCGATGGTCGGTGGTGGCCTCATCATCCTGGCACTCGCCGTGTTTGTTGAGCTGCGCGTCGAAGAGCCGCTGATCCCGCTCACGCTGTTCAAGAACCGCACGTTCACGCTGTCCGTGCTCGCGAGCGTTGCGGTCGGTCTCGCAATGTTCGGCACCGCCGTGTTCCTCGGCCAGTACATGCAGCTGGCACGTGGTCGCACCGTGATCGAGGCGAGCCTGTTGACGCTCCCGATGATGGGCGGCGTGCTGATTTCCTCGACGATCGTTGGGCAGATCATCACCCGCACTGGCAAATGGAAGCGCTACATGGTCACGGGCGCGATTGCCCTCCTCGCCGGCTTGCTCATGATGGGCCAGCTCCGTTACGACACGACCTACTGGTACGTGGGGGTCTCCATGTTCGTCATGGGCGCCGGTGTCGGTATGACCATGCAGAACCTCGTACTCGTCGTTCAAAACACGGTTTCGCCGACGCAAATGGGTGTGGCCAGTTCGGCGGTCACCTTCTTCCGCACGATCGGTGGCACGGCAGGTATGTCAGCCATGGGTGCGATGCTCGCGATCCAGGTGACCAACTACATTACGGACGGACTCGCGAAGCTCGCACCGAAGGATCTCGCGGGAGCCGAATCGCTTGCGAGCGGCGTGCTGCCGAAGGTATCCGAGCTTCCAGGACCCGTGCGCCTGGTGGTGGAGTCCGCCTACGGTCACAGCATCGGCAACATCTTCTTTGCTGCGGCTCCCGTTGCACTCCTCGCCCTCATCGCGATCATCTTCTTGCCGAACATCCCGCTCAGTTCGAAGAGCAACGCGGAGAAGATCGCCGAGTTGCGCAAGAACGAGGAGGCGGACCCGGCAGGGCTGGGATCCGCGACCGGTTCTGTCACCGTGTTGACTGACACGACCGGTCCGATCGTGCTCCCTCGCCGCCAAGGGCCGACGTCACCGTCAACAGCGTCGGACTCCGCGAGCTAG
- a CDS encoding MarR family winged helix-turn-helix transcriptional regulator produces the protein MQDHPSPASASPEALAGAPGQSGDVVGEIISEFSEVIAFARSRWTRYAEDVHPELRGVGLIMLQIIVRKGPLTATGIAQMLDMDKAVVSRQIAKLRELGLVEAESAPEDRRVMLLTASTKAQTLLDGIRVKWAGAYHERFIGWTEAELEQLRFGLHRFNATADHVAPGLPSSRCTRDHTDEASAEPEPEPQASSSI, from the coding sequence ATGCAGGATCACCCTTCTCCAGCCAGCGCCTCACCCGAGGCGCTGGCTGGAGCACCCGGGCAGAGCGGTGACGTTGTGGGCGAGATCATCTCGGAGTTCTCCGAGGTCATCGCCTTCGCGAGAAGCCGCTGGACTCGGTACGCAGAAGACGTGCACCCTGAGCTCCGCGGGGTCGGCCTCATTATGTTGCAGATCATCGTGCGTAAGGGGCCGCTCACAGCGACCGGGATTGCCCAGATGCTCGATATGGACAAGGCCGTGGTGAGCCGCCAGATCGCGAAGTTGCGCGAACTGGGGCTCGTAGAAGCCGAGTCAGCTCCCGAGGATCGGCGAGTCATGCTATTGACCGCGAGCACCAAGGCGCAGACTCTGCTCGACGGGATTCGCGTCAAATGGGCCGGTGCCTACCATGAGCGGTTCATCGGGTGGACCGAAGCTGAGCTGGAGCAGCTGCGCTTTGGGCTCCACCGCTTCAACGCGACGGCTGATCACGTTGCGCCGGGACTCCCGTCGAGCCGGTGCACGCGCGACCACACGGACGAAGCCTCAGCCGAGCCCGAGCCCGAGCCGCAGGCGTCCTCATCCATCTGA
- a CDS encoding MFS transporter: MAAAEQAAAEEDPRAAPGSQLYRRSLLALFCAGLATFAQMYSPQGVLPELAADFGIAASTSSWAIGATTIGIALGVLPWARVSDHVGRVAAMRSALGAALVVGLLAPFAPNFELLIAARFAEGIALAGLPAIAVTAIAETVQPRALGAAVGTYVAGTTLGGLVGRIVAAGLGEPFGWRWGMAAVAVLAGIAMMIFMVRIPRTVVPAGSGLPILRATLANLRRPGVIVLVVQAFLLMGGFVAVYNYLAFRLQDAPFDLSLAQVSWIFLAYLAGAVTSRTVWRVTRVVPPTAVLLGCIALMLGGLGLTLVPQLLAVIVGLVVFTGCFFAAHTVASGLIAGRAGEGRSLAPPLYNLGYYAGSSVLGWVGGVAYGAGGWAGTVAVVAAAAFLAAIVAFGYAKTQGGISATDRS; encoded by the coding sequence ATGGCCGCCGCGGAACAGGCTGCGGCGGAGGAAGATCCTCGAGCAGCGCCTGGCAGTCAGCTCTACCGGCGCTCGCTCCTCGCGCTGTTCTGCGCGGGACTCGCGACATTCGCGCAGATGTACTCCCCGCAGGGAGTGCTCCCCGAACTCGCAGCCGATTTTGGTATCGCGGCGAGCACCTCGTCGTGGGCCATCGGCGCAACGACAATCGGTATCGCGCTCGGTGTGCTGCCGTGGGCGCGGGTGTCTGACCACGTGGGACGAGTCGCCGCCATGCGGTCCGCGCTCGGAGCCGCGCTCGTCGTTGGCCTGCTCGCTCCCTTCGCGCCGAACTTTGAGCTGCTCATCGCGGCCCGCTTCGCAGAGGGAATCGCCCTTGCCGGTCTTCCCGCCATTGCGGTCACCGCGATCGCCGAAACCGTGCAGCCGCGTGCGCTCGGCGCCGCGGTCGGCACATACGTCGCGGGCACGACGCTCGGTGGCCTCGTCGGGCGGATCGTTGCCGCCGGGCTTGGCGAACCGTTCGGGTGGCGCTGGGGCATGGCAGCAGTCGCGGTGCTCGCCGGAATTGCCATGATGATCTTCATGGTGAGGATCCCGCGAACGGTGGTGCCCGCGGGTTCCGGGCTCCCGATCCTGCGCGCGACGCTCGCGAATCTGCGCCGGCCCGGTGTCATAGTGCTGGTGGTGCAGGCCTTCTTGCTCATGGGCGGCTTCGTTGCGGTCTACAACTACCTCGCCTTCCGGTTGCAGGACGCGCCGTTCGACCTCTCACTGGCGCAGGTCTCATGGATCTTCCTTGCCTACCTTGCGGGAGCCGTCACGTCACGCACCGTGTGGCGGGTGACTCGAGTGGTGCCGCCCACCGCAGTGCTTCTCGGGTGTATCGCGCTGATGCTCGGCGGACTTGGCCTGACACTTGTGCCGCAGCTGCTCGCTGTGATTGTCGGACTCGTGGTGTTCACCGGCTGCTTCTTCGCGGCGCACACCGTGGCAAGTGGCCTCATCGCCGGCCGAGCCGGGGAGGGGCGCAGTCTCGCTCCGCCGCTCTACAACCTCGGCTACTATGCGGGATCGAGTGTGCTCGGCTGGGTGGGAGGCGTCGCCTACGGCGCAGGTGGCTGGGCAGGTACTGTGGCAGTGGTCGCCGCCGCAGCGTTCCTCGCCGCAATTGTGGCATTCGGATACGCAAAGACCCAGGGCGGCATCTCCGCCACCGATCGCTCGTAG
- a CDS encoding phosphate/phosphite/phosphonate ABC transporter substrate-binding protein yields MKKHTVLAATTLAALTLSLAACSTAPGEDSAAAADSVTCPGGKIRFGILPYEDPERLEPAYQALGAALSEKLDCPVEVIITEDYAAEVLAMENDSLEIAQFGPLGFVFAQQRADATPLASFGDAEGKPTTYTGGIWVPKDSKIQSLKDLTGHTLALGSPGSTSGDALPMSALTDAGIADTVTADYAGGHPEALLALVNGTVDAAQINSQTLATATAEGTFDPTQFRQVWESEAIPNDPITVRGNLPAEFQDAVADALLTLKTEDVEQVSAFLGVDPAGPLIPVTVDTYQPLFDLAEIMGLTEKDV; encoded by the coding sequence GTGAAGAAGCACACCGTCCTCGCCGCCACGACGCTGGCAGCACTGACCCTGAGCCTCGCCGCTTGTTCCACCGCTCCAGGCGAAGACTCAGCAGCCGCCGCCGATTCGGTCACGTGCCCCGGCGGCAAAATCCGCTTCGGTATCCTGCCCTACGAGGATCCCGAGCGACTGGAGCCGGCGTATCAGGCGCTTGGAGCCGCGCTGTCGGAAAAACTCGACTGCCCGGTCGAGGTCATTATCACCGAGGACTATGCGGCCGAGGTGCTCGCGATGGAGAACGACTCCCTCGAGATCGCCCAGTTCGGTCCACTCGGCTTCGTGTTCGCGCAGCAGCGCGCCGATGCCACTCCGCTGGCCTCCTTCGGTGACGCTGAGGGAAAGCCGACCACCTACACCGGCGGAATCTGGGTCCCGAAGGACTCAAAAATCCAGTCACTCAAGGACCTCACGGGACACACGCTGGCGCTCGGAAGCCCTGGATCCACCTCCGGTGATGCGCTTCCGATGTCGGCACTCACTGACGCTGGGATCGCTGACACCGTCACCGCCGATTACGCCGGTGGCCACCCGGAGGCGCTGCTTGCGCTCGTGAACGGCACGGTTGACGCGGCGCAGATCAACTCGCAGACACTCGCAACGGCGACTGCCGAGGGCACATTCGATCCGACGCAGTTCCGGCAGGTGTGGGAGTCTGAAGCGATCCCCAACGACCCGATCACGGTGCGCGGCAACCTGCCAGCAGAGTTCCAGGACGCTGTAGCTGACGCGCTGCTCACGCTGAAGACGGAAGACGTTGAGCAGGTCAGTGCATTCCTCGGCGTTGATCCGGCCGGGCCGTTGATCCCCGTGACGGTCGACACCTATCAGCCGCTGTTCGACCTGGCCGAAATCATGGGCCTCACCGAGAAAGACGTGTAA
- a CDS encoding 5-(carboxyamino)imidazole ribonucleotide synthase, giving the protein MGLETGSIRIGVIGGGQLARMMVPPAIHLGLRISVLAENEGSSAERAADVVGDYRDPETVFAFADTVDVVTFDHEHVPQEILLELERRGVAVHPRPRALQYAQDKILMRQKLGELGVPVPAWAAVSNEAELQEFIAGNGGRAVVKTARGGYDGKGVRVVADAAEVRDWFTALDEDGHGGQLLVEELVDFTRELSQLVARRPSGETRTWPVVETIQRDGVCAEVLAPAPVANAATLDEAARIGAIVAEGVAVTGVLAVEMFETQDGRVLVNELAMRPHNSGHFSIEGSVTSQFEQHLRAVADLPLGATAMTAPAAVMINVLGGPAEGPMPVRYATALAAHPAAKFHSYDKQPRPGRKVGHVTVTGDDLAVVRAAAQAAAAAFN; this is encoded by the coding sequence ATGGGACTTGAGACCGGCAGCATCCGCATCGGCGTTATCGGCGGCGGGCAGCTTGCCCGCATGATGGTGCCGCCCGCGATTCACCTCGGGCTGCGCATTAGCGTGCTTGCAGAGAACGAGGGATCGAGCGCCGAACGCGCCGCCGACGTCGTGGGGGACTACCGCGATCCCGAGACCGTTTTCGCCTTCGCTGACACTGTCGACGTGGTCACGTTCGACCACGAGCATGTGCCACAGGAGATCCTGCTCGAGCTGGAGCGCCGCGGCGTTGCGGTGCACCCGCGGCCTCGCGCACTGCAGTATGCACAAGACAAGATCCTGATGCGCCAGAAACTCGGCGAGCTTGGCGTGCCGGTCCCGGCCTGGGCTGCTGTGTCGAATGAGGCAGAGTTGCAGGAATTCATCGCGGGCAACGGTGGCCGCGCCGTCGTGAAAACCGCCCGCGGCGGGTACGACGGGAAGGGTGTGCGCGTCGTTGCCGACGCCGCCGAGGTGCGCGATTGGTTTACGGCACTCGACGAGGATGGCCACGGTGGGCAACTGCTCGTTGAAGAACTCGTCGATTTCACCCGTGAGCTTTCGCAGCTCGTCGCCCGTCGTCCCAGCGGGGAGACCCGCACTTGGCCGGTCGTCGAGACGATTCAGCGCGACGGCGTTTGCGCTGAGGTGCTCGCCCCGGCGCCCGTGGCGAACGCGGCGACGCTCGACGAAGCCGCGCGCATCGGCGCCATCGTCGCGGAGGGCGTTGCCGTGACGGGGGTGCTGGCGGTCGAGATGTTCGAAACCCAGGACGGGCGGGTCCTCGTCAATGAGCTCGCGATGCGGCCCCACAACTCCGGCCACTTCTCCATCGAGGGATCTGTGACCAGCCAGTTCGAGCAGCACCTCCGCGCTGTCGCCGATCTGCCGCTGGGAGCGACGGCAATGACTGCGCCCGCAGCAGTGATGATCAACGTGCTTGGAGGCCCGGCCGAAGGGCCCATGCCCGTGCGCTACGCGACTGCACTCGCTGCGCACCCCGCTGCGAAGTTCCATAGCTACGACAAGCAGCCGCGGCCAGGGCGCAAGGTCGGCCACGTGACCGTGACCGGCGACGACCTCGCGGTGGTGCGCGCGGCAGCGCAGGCGGCGGCTGCGGCCTTCAACTAG
- the purE gene encoding 5-(carboxyamino)imidazole ribonucleotide mutase — MAESATPIVGVIMGSDSDFSVMAEAVHVLRDFGIPHEVEVVSAHRTPDKMVSYAREAAGRGLRVIIAGAGGAAHLPGMVASMTTLPVIGVPVPLAKLDGMDSLLSIVQMPGGIPVATVSIGGAKNAGLLALRILGAADSQVAEQLAEYAQGLTDAVELKNAALQARVAADAEADPAH; from the coding sequence ATGGCAGAGAGCGCAACGCCCATCGTCGGCGTGATTATGGGATCCGACTCCGACTTCTCCGTGATGGCGGAGGCGGTTCACGTGCTGCGCGACTTCGGGATCCCGCACGAAGTCGAGGTCGTCAGTGCGCACCGCACGCCAGACAAGATGGTGAGCTACGCGCGAGAAGCCGCCGGCCGCGGTCTCCGCGTCATCATCGCAGGCGCGGGTGGCGCCGCGCACCTGCCAGGTATGGTCGCCTCGATGACCACGCTGCCCGTGATCGGAGTTCCCGTTCCCCTCGCCAAGCTTGACGGGATGGATTCACTGCTGTCGATCGTGCAGATGCCGGGCGGGATCCCCGTCGCCACCGTGTCGATCGGCGGCGCGAAGAACGCCGGATTGCTTGCACTGCGCATCCTGGGGGCAGCCGATTCACAGGTCGCAGAACAGCTTGCCGAGTACGCACAGGGGCTCACCGACGCGGTGGAATTGAAGAACGCGGCGCTGCAGGCTCGCGTTGCCGCTGATGCCGAGGCAGACCCGGCCCACTAG
- a CDS encoding GntR family transcriptional regulator — translation MTTTAPLHVQLYEEMIRRIRTGAWQQGDKVPSEKSLIAEFGTSRGPVRQALAALRSEGMIVGGRGTPPRVQRTAPVQSFDTFMSFTEWARELGFTPGQRVIEASRRPATERIANELKLAPDSPIVEIIRVRTLDGKPAMLERSLYPYEIGRHLLSADLDSGSIYQALAAAGVVPVRARHVIDAIAAHPLEVEQLGVGPGSPLLRVRRLATNEFGAVIETADDRYLPSMTNFAVENSAEHRIPLTRQAVTAAPTSTAAH, via the coding sequence ATGACGACCACCGCACCCCTCCACGTGCAGCTGTACGAGGAGATGATCCGCCGCATCCGCACCGGCGCCTGGCAACAGGGCGACAAAGTGCCGAGCGAGAAGTCACTCATCGCCGAGTTCGGCACCTCTCGTGGCCCGGTGCGGCAGGCACTCGCCGCGCTCAGATCAGAGGGAATGATCGTCGGCGGCCGCGGCACCCCGCCGCGCGTACAACGCACAGCACCCGTGCAGTCCTTCGATACCTTCATGTCGTTTACTGAGTGGGCGCGCGAGCTCGGCTTCACCCCGGGTCAGCGCGTCATCGAGGCGAGCCGACGCCCAGCAACGGAGCGGATCGCGAACGAACTCAAGCTCGCGCCCGACTCCCCCATCGTGGAGATCATTCGCGTCCGCACGCTCGACGGAAAGCCTGCAATGCTCGAGCGTTCGCTGTACCCCTACGAGATCGGCAGGCACCTGCTGTCAGCTGACCTCGACAGTGGGAGCATCTACCAAGCGCTCGCTGCAGCCGGAGTCGTGCCGGTACGCGCCCGTCACGTCATCGACGCGATCGCCGCGCATCCGCTTGAGGTGGAGCAGCTCGGAGTCGGGCCAGGTTCACCATTGCTCCGCGTCCGCCGCCTCGCGACGAACGAGTTCGGCGCGGTGATCGAGACCGCTGACGATCGCTATCTCCCATCGATGACCAACTTTGCGGTGGAGAACAGTGCCGAACACCGCATCCCACTCACCCGCCAGGCGGTCACCGCGGCCCCAACCTCAACCGCTGCCCACTAG
- a CDS encoding phosphonate ABC transporter ATP-binding protein, with the protein MHAVTALPNPEPTVAAEQLDPRGEVLLDVRAISKSFGDRVVLQDMSMRVHAGEVVAFLGANGSGKSTTLRAVNGLIEADSGDITIAGVRLLEASAARRAEARRSAATVFQKIHLVQRRSVLHNVCAGGFARLPAWRSLPPLFGRELQAEALACLDRVGLADRAHDRAGSLSGGQQQRVAIARALCQRPRMILADEPVSALDPKAADDVMQLLHDLAADEGLGIAAVLHQPQLARAYADRIIGLRGGHLVFDAAVGEIDDALLATLYL; encoded by the coding sequence ATGCACGCCGTCACCGCGCTTCCAAACCCCGAGCCCACCGTGGCTGCCGAGCAACTCGACCCGCGCGGCGAGGTACTCCTTGACGTCCGCGCCATCTCGAAAAGCTTTGGTGATCGTGTGGTGCTGCAAGACATGAGCATGCGGGTGCACGCCGGGGAGGTGGTCGCCTTTCTCGGCGCGAACGGCTCGGGGAAGTCGACCACACTGCGCGCGGTGAACGGACTGATTGAGGCGGACTCCGGCGATATTACGATTGCCGGAGTCCGGCTCCTCGAAGCCAGCGCCGCGCGCAGGGCAGAAGCCAGGCGCTCGGCCGCGACCGTGTTCCAAAAGATCCATCTCGTCCAGCGCCGTTCCGTCTTGCATAACGTGTGTGCTGGGGGCTTTGCGCGCCTCCCAGCCTGGCGCTCACTGCCACCGCTGTTTGGTCGGGAGTTGCAAGCGGAGGCACTGGCCTGTCTCGATCGCGTGGGGCTTGCAGACCGCGCCCATGATCGAGCCGGGAGCCTGTCTGGCGGGCAGCAACAGCGTGTCGCGATCGCGCGGGCGCTGTGCCAGCGACCACGCATGATCCTCGCGGACGAACCTGTCTCGGCACTCGATCCCAAGGCCGCAGACGATGTCATGCAATTGCTGCATGACCTCGCCGCGGACGAAGGGCTCGGGATCGCGGCCGTATTGCACCAACCGCAGCTTGCTCGCGCGTACGCCGATCGCATCATTGGGCTGCGCGGCGGACATCTCGTGTTCGACGCCGCCGTTGGGGAGATTGACGACGCGCTGCTCGCGACCCTCTATCTCTAG
- the phnE gene encoding phosphonate ABC transporter, permease protein PhnE has protein sequence MTDTLTRTDPRAPRSLPVPRDPRAPYRAGSWAVILGVLVVLHLLAFQATDFKPEKLVTGATGMWNFLSEAIPPDLSPKVLQAGIGGALTTLWVGLLGTTVSVPFALLLAVLAARTTAPNQFVYQVARGILSFFRAVPDIVFALIFVTAVGLGPFAGVLALICHNTGVMGKLWSEAMEDVDPGPEQALRTAGASRWQVVANATIPGVLPQLTGLLLYRFDVNVRSSLVLGLVGAGGIGLLINKSIKTFQFDEMLTYLIIILIVIVAVDLASAWIRKRLQ, from the coding sequence GTGACTGACACTCTCACCCGCACCGATCCGCGCGCGCCTCGCTCGCTTCCCGTGCCGCGCGATCCCAGGGCGCCCTATCGCGCGGGGTCGTGGGCCGTGATCCTTGGCGTGCTCGTTGTGCTCCACCTGCTCGCGTTCCAGGCCACCGACTTCAAGCCTGAGAAGCTCGTGACAGGCGCGACAGGCATGTGGAATTTCCTCTCGGAGGCGATTCCGCCTGACCTGAGCCCGAAGGTCCTGCAGGCGGGCATCGGCGGAGCGCTCACCACGCTCTGGGTTGGCCTGCTGGGCACGACGGTGTCTGTGCCGTTCGCCCTGCTGCTCGCTGTGCTCGCCGCACGGACCACCGCGCCCAACCAGTTTGTCTATCAGGTGGCGCGTGGCATCCTGTCATTTTTCCGCGCAGTGCCGGACATCGTGTTCGCGCTGATCTTCGTCACCGCCGTTGGGCTGGGGCCCTTCGCGGGAGTGCTCGCGCTCATCTGCCACAACACCGGCGTCATGGGCAAGCTGTGGTCGGAGGCGATGGAGGACGTCGATCCCGGCCCGGAGCAGGCACTGCGCACTGCCGGGGCGAGCCGATGGCAGGTGGTCGCGAATGCGACGATCCCGGGAGTACTGCCGCAGCTCACCGGATTGCTGCTCTATCGCTTCGATGTCAACGTGCGGTCGTCCCTCGTCTTGGGGCTCGTAGGCGCTGGCGGCATCGGGTTGCTGATCAACAAGTCGATCAAGACGTTCCAGTTCGACGAGATGCTGACCTACCTGATCATCATCCTCATCGTGATTGTGGCAGTGGACCTCGCCTCCGCCTGGATCCGCAAACGCTTGCAGTAG
- a CDS encoding phosphonatase-like hydrolase, with product MISLAVFDMAGTTIDDGGAVYHALQDAVCETGATVAPADLQTWMGTEKRAAITALMTLGGGDPRPAGVVDAAFDRFREILAERYAATPPAPIPGVPEAIAALRASGIRVALTTGFSRDVASGILAELNWSVDSRGAARADESGAMAGVILDALVCGDEVAAGRPAPYMIHRAMERTGTLAVSEVLVAGDTAVDVQAGANSGAAHSIGVLTGELQRTDFPAEHTTAVLDSVAQIPAYLAAAELDAAAAYASAASATSLL from the coding sequence ATGATTTCCCTCGCCGTTTTCGACATGGCCGGAACCACTATTGACGACGGCGGCGCCGTCTACCACGCACTGCAGGATGCGGTGTGCGAGACCGGTGCGACAGTTGCTCCCGCGGATCTGCAGACATGGATGGGAACCGAGAAGCGGGCCGCGATCACCGCGCTCATGACGCTGGGGGGCGGCGATCCCCGCCCGGCTGGCGTCGTCGACGCAGCGTTCGACCGCTTCCGCGAGATCCTTGCTGAGCGCTACGCCGCGACGCCTCCAGCTCCGATCCCCGGGGTGCCCGAGGCGATCGCAGCCCTGCGCGCTTCCGGGATTCGCGTCGCGCTCACCACCGGATTTTCGCGTGACGTTGCGAGCGGAATCCTCGCCGAGCTGAACTGGTCCGTTGACTCGCGCGGCGCGGCGCGCGCGGACGAGAGCGGTGCAATGGCTGGCGTCATCCTCGACGCCCTCGTCTGCGGTGACGAGGTGGCAGCCGGGCGGCCAGCGCCGTACATGATTCACCGCGCCATGGAACGTACAGGCACACTCGCGGTGTCCGAGGTCCTGGTTGCAGGCGATACCGCGGTGGACGTCCAAGCCGGCGCGAATTCCGGCGCAGCGCACTCAATCGGCGTACTTACCGGAGAGCTCCAGCGCACAGACTTCCCCGCGGAGCACACGACAGCGGTGCTCGACTCCGTCGCCCAGATTCCCGCCTATCTTGCAGCGGCGGAGCTCGACGCAGCGGCGGCATACGCGTCGGCTGCGTCGGCGACGTCGTTGTTATAG